The Alosa sapidissima isolate fAloSap1 chromosome 12, fAloSap1.pri, whole genome shotgun sequence nucleotide sequence aagaccccccccccccccccgactgtCCTCCGCATCCTCGGTCCCACCAAACGCTGTGGAATCACAGGTACCATAACAAGTCACATAACAGTGAAAGTATGCTGACCTTGGAGTCATAATTTTCCCAGAGAGGGCAAGGCGCCAGCTTTGACAAGGACCACTGAGAGAAGGTCACCCTTGCCGGTGCGCGCAGGAGTACCAGAGGGTGGAGGGTCTGGGGGCTGATGGTGCGAGTTCTGGGGCGTAGGGACCTTGCCTCTGAGGAGCGTTGATTTGGCCGGCCCGATGCTGGACTTGCTGTTCTCCATGGTGGGGATGGGTGTGCCGGGGATGTTGAGACCAGGCACGGTGGGCGGCGGCGGCTCTAGCGAAGACTGGCAGCCGCAACAGCAGATCAGGCGGAAGAAGGCGGCGCGCATCTCGCGGCTGGACAGTGTGTAGATGAGCGGGTTGAGTGCCGAGTTGAGCACGGCCAGCGCGATGAACCAGTCCACCTCGTAGAGGAGCGGGCAGCGCTGCGGCGAGCAGCCCACGTCCACCAGCAGCAGCGAGAAGAGCGGCGTCCAGCACACTACGAACACGCCCAGCACGATCACCACCGTCCGCAAGAGCGCCAGCGCCCGCTCCGACGGCCGTCCGCTCACCCGTCGCCCGCTGGACGTCACCAGCCTGTAGATGCGGATGTAGAGGATGACGATAGCCAGCAGCAGCGCACTGAAGACGCTGATGCAGAAGGCCACGTAGCTCTTGGCGTAGAGCGGCAGGACGGTGGAGCAGGCGCCCAGCTGCCCACGGCAGTTCCAGCCCAGGCTGGGCAAGGCGCTCAGCAGCACCGACACCAGCCAGCAGGCGCCCAGCAGGCCCAGGAGACGGCCGCGGCCAGCCGCCTCGCACGGACGCAGGCGCACCATGGTCATGTGCCGCTCGATGCCAATGGCCAGCAGGCTGAAGGTGGAAGCGCTCAGGGCCACGAACATGCTGCCCTCCCGCGCCAGCCACTGCCAGGGCTTCAGGAAAAAGGTGTTGCGGCCGGAGGTGAAGATGTTGACGGCGTACGCCACGCCTGCCAGCATATCGGACAGTGCCAGGTTGCCGATGAGGAAGTACATGCGGCTGTGAAAGCGCTTGTTGCGCCACAGCGCCAGCAGCACCGTCACGTTCTCCAAGACGATCAGAGCGCAGATCAGGATCAGGACGGCCATCTTGCAGATCCCCACGCTGCGCGGCCGGATCCACTTGCCTGAGTGGTTGTAGTGGGTCACGATCTCCCAGTTCATGCCTGGCTCGATGCTATTCTCCATTGCAGGACACTTCTTCAGATCACACACTAGGGGGCGATGACAGGAAACTTTCTAAAGACAGCTGAGCCGTAGAACCCTTTGCTATGAGATATCATCCCTCAGCTCTTGCACCACACCAGATCTTTAAAAGTTCTGCAAAGAATAATCACATTGACATACATATAACAAAAAATCAAATGACTACATAGTTCCATCAAGTCCATCAAATGTTACAGACTCTGAAACGGgaggtgtttaacagtaaaatatagcctacagtaggctatatgccAACATAAAGTGAGCCTATGAAAAAATACACATTTATCACAAACTTAGTCGCCAAATGACTTTTCTTCAGCAGTCCACACAATGAATGACATTACATCCATTCGAACAGGAATAACTTTCTACTATGAAAACTGTGAGTGAAGACTAGTTACATCTTCTTTGAAGACACTGCAGATTGTTGCTAAATTAGATCTTAAGAATTCACAAAACATTGGAATGTCTGCGGATAATGTCTGCGACTGAGTAGGctatggatgtttttttttgttttttatcaaATTATTTAGAACATCAGAATGAACTCCCTACCTAGAAATCATTGCCTCTGAAGAGTTCACCAGgaaaacacatcagcacaatTCGTTGGACTAACATACCAAATGATTCACTACGTTTAGTAGTCTAGCACAATCAATGAATTATTTTCGTGAAGGAAAAAAATGTTTCGAAGTGATTAGGCTAGTCTATTAGTTTATagcaaagtaggctaggctatatttcGGGAAAAAACTATGATGATTTTAGCTTAAAGGCTTCTTAAGATTTGCATAGCCtatgtagcctatttgttattTTAGTTCATTGAAAGTTCACTGTTTTAGGAAAACATTTACCTTTGTGCCGATTCATCACATCCCGAAGCAGAACGTTCCTTTACAAGCAACTCAAAAGGTCTCTTCATATTTCAAAATGGATAAGCGTTTCCCACTCTCAGACTATGTTCTGTTAACTCTGTTAACACCGCTCACACATTTTAATCAGTGTCTTTGTCTCTACATACATTATATCACGGTAAGAGAATAATGCCTTCCTTCGCATAGCTCATCTTGTGATTAACTCGCTTGCATAGAGCATCAGTCTCGCTGCTGAACTTCAAGCCCAACCTTTACTCGGGGCGGGTTTTCAGGAGTTAGTAGACTTACCCTACTACGATCCTGagtgcataggcctacagtatatcgTTTATGTTCCAGCGTTGGCCATCACATCAACTAGGCTACAATATGTTAGAGTGGACAGGCTATGGTCATCAGTTactcatcaataaaaaaagaagttaaacagtagcctagcctaatatAATGGTGTCATAGAGAAATGTGTATCATTGAGCCTGCTGTTTTGAAGGAAACTTGCGTGTCATCCTTCAGTGACACCTACTTACACAGTGAGGTGTCACTTTAATAATGACCCTGAGTGGATTATTCTTGTGTAGTTGCTCATGCAGTAACATGTTTGTTTTACAAACCAGGAATTACCTGTCTAGTCGGCCAGTTTTGTTCTGACATGATAAAGTGATTTTAGAAGAGAACTGCTAATATATAACATAGACAGCAAGCTATGTTGTTGGCTTAAACAACATAGCTGGGATAATTGATTAGAgtacattttctttctttctttctttctttaatgTCCCACTTAGATGCATGCCAAAGCATCTTCATGATCAAACAAGATTGTTACATTTGAATTGGAACCAGGCCATAATGCAGCATTATATTTATTGAGCATACTATGTTATATTAAGATGGAAAAGATGGGTAGGGAAAATAAAGGTAAATTTTGACTTTTTTCAGTTAAAGGCTTATACAAGCCTCTTTCCCATCCAACCAACTGTTTTATGCATGTAACCTCTCTGATAAGTCATTGTTCATTTGCAAAGATTTATAGGTCTgttatttttcattttctttctttttatttatcgTTCTTTCCCCCTTTTGGCCCTCTCCCTCTGAGGCTGTCTTGGGTTTGGTGTTTATAGAACAGGCAGTGCATTCTCACAGAGGTCCCCCAGGACTATGGCCCAGACTTCTTAGATGGTGACTAGCCAGTGAAATGTGGCCACTGCTGGaatagggggaggggggggtgcacTGTTATCATATCTCAGACTGCACCCCCCAGccccgccccccccacacacacacacacacttactccccCAAGTGTCTGTAGTTGGGACGATCAGGCCAAAAGGGGGTCACTGAAAAGCGCAGAAAGCAGTGAGAGAAGTGGGGGTTGAGAGTGATTCTTCACAGGCTTGTCTGCACTTTCTCTACACTCCTCTACACATGTCCTCTCCACCACTCTCCAACGTCTCTCCCCTCTCGTCTAATCTGTCTTTAgctcttttttactttttcacTCTGTTAATGTCTTTCTCCATTACCCATCTTGTTTTTCCAAACTTTGGTCCTCCTCCTTCTAAACTTCAATTAGATCCTTCATTCACTTATCCTtcattctcttcttttttcctctctgtccaccatccccttcctcctctcctcctcctctctgaacaccattcccttcctcctctcctcctcctctctgaacaccattctcttcctcctctcctcctcctctctgaacACCTGCCTTATCTGTCTTGCCCTCCTGATCTCTTCCTTCCTGTGCagttctctctttcatctcatCTTCATTCTCTTCCTCAATTCtattttcctcttctctctcctcctctcctgtgttccctgctctcctcccctctcctctctttccgaTATTGCTCTTTTCCCTCTCATCTCCCCCTTTTCAGACCAGGGTCCAGCCAACTGATGGATCACCCTGAGCTCTATTTACTTTACCCTGAGCGTTGACGCTCTGCACAGCCATTaataacaataaacaaacatgcaaagGGGAAGGActgttgtcactgtgtgtgtgtgtgtgtgtgtgtgtgtgtgtgtgtgtgtgtgtgtgtgtgtgtgtgtgtgtgtgtgtgtgtgcgtgcgtgtgtatgtgtgtgtgtgtgcatgtgtgtgcgttgtaACTGAGAGGGAAGAAATTGTTCAGACAGAGTCAGAAAAACAAGGGTGGCTGTGGTTTCTCTGGGACTACTCAACCACTCACCCGATCTTTTGCCATGTAATGTtatatgtttacatgtttggttcatgtgtatctgtatgtatgtgtatgtgtatttatgtgtgtgaatgtgtgtctgtgtgtgtgcgtgtgtgtttactcttttgtatttgtgtgagagagtttataCTTGTACAGTTACATCTCTGTGAGTCAAGGCTGGCTGACGTAGGAGCTGGCAGTGAGTGAGCTGGTCTGGAATTTGGAGTTCAGTGGGAACTCTGGGGCTGGGTCTCCCGGGCCTTcacctttctgcccccccccaccccaccccctccctacAGTACCCTTCAtctacaccaccccacccccaacacacacacacacacacacacacacacaaactcctcgacacacacacgtttgcacatacacacacgaaaaCAGTTAGACTTCTTAAACATCTGGCTTTCAACGTACTCTCAAAGACATCCGCAACATTTCCTGTCATTTAATTCCAGTTTACATTGTTTCCATCACGTCAGAAGGGTTTTAACATTTCTCTCAGCCCTGAACCCGCAATTAATATCACAACTTTCCTTCagcacagaaaaaaacatccAAAAGCACCAGTTAATGCCCATCTTTGGAGTATCCTTTTTAGACTCATTCTAAACTGATTTCTCCAAGAGCAGGTATCTGGTGAAGCTCCTTGGCTGATACTTTATCTGTGTTGGTAATATTAGCCATTATCTGTCAGAGCAGCAGGTTACTTTATCTGTTCTGTGATAAGGCACACCACAGAGAAACTACATGCCCTTTCCTGTCTGTGGCTTAACCTATGGCTTATAAAATTGTAAGATCTGCCACAAGGGGCTTATGCTGGAGACTGTATCGCTTATCTCTCAGTTTATTTTCTTGTAATTATTTGTACAACTGTGAGGGCAAAGAGGCATGGTGTTGTGGGGACTGGTGCCACAACATGGAACCCTGCTGGGAGAAGTCCAAATCCTTCGGTGGAATGGTGAGATTTTCAGTCACGCTCTGAGAGCGCAGGCTTCAGTGAGAAAACGCAATGTATCGCAACACCATTTCGTGTTAGAGGGG carries:
- the s1pr3a gene encoding sphingosine 1-phosphate receptor 3a, which translates into the protein MENSIEPGMNWEIVTHYNHSGKWIRPRSVGICKMAVLILICALIVLENVTVLLALWRNKRFHSRMYFLIGNLALSDMLAGVAYAVNIFTSGRNTFFLKPWQWLAREGSMFVALSASTFSLLAIGIERHMTMVRLRPCEAAGRGRLLGLLGACWLVSVLLSALPSLGWNCRGQLGACSTVLPLYAKSYVAFCISVFSALLLAIVILYIRIYRLVTSSGRRVSGRPSERALALLRTVVIVLGVFVVCWTPLFSLLLVDVGCSPQRCPLLYEVDWFIALAVLNSALNPLIYTLSSREMRAAFFRLICCCGCQSSLEPPPPTVPGLNIPGTPIPTMENSKSSIGPAKSTLLRGKVPTPQNSHHQPPDPPPSGTPARTGKGDLLSVVLVKAGALPSLGKL